In Telopea speciosissima isolate NSW1024214 ecotype Mountain lineage chromosome 10, Tspe_v1, whole genome shotgun sequence, the DNA window CATGATCTGATTATATTTCCAAAAAATGGCAAATTGATCTAGTTCATGTCCCCTTATTGCAAATCACCCAATTCCAAATTAACAATGGCACTGCCTAACTGAAAACATCAATACAGTTGGCAGGGTCACAGTAAAAGACTGATTAGTTCACCAATAAATTTTAAGTAGGAGAGGAGGGGTgagaggggaagaaaaaagaaaaaagaaaaaagagaaaaaagaaaagagaagagagaaaagagaagagagagagagagagtggcaAAGAGTCTTACTTGgtgagtagggatgtaaatgaatagtcgaaatccgtttctgtatccgtgtccgtatctatttagcactatctgaatccgtccgaaaactaaacagatacggatacggataaactatagctattcgaaaagctatatttacatgtaaacggataaaatatccaatccgtatccgtgtacgtatccgtttagtactatccaaattcgtccaaaagctaattggatgcggatacggatacggatatagcactatctgagccgaatccgaccAGTTTACATCCCTATTGGCGAGcgaagaaaaaaaccaaaaatttgaaaaacccCCAAGGATGGATTCTTCTCTGTTCCCTTCAGTCAAACTATTCGACAAGTGTCAGCtaaagagacaaggaaagagtAACATTTTTTTcgataaaaagaaatttattgaCGAAGGAGCAAAGTTCCAAAAGAGTCGGCATACAACAAGAGGGGATGTATTAAATTCCTTTGCAGTACTGATGGGACGGCGGTAAACATCCAATGGCACAGCAAAGCCTATGTGTGCCATCCAAGGAGAGATAGAAAGGGGAGGGAAAAACCAAAAGTTGGAATCTTGTGGAGTAGACAGCAAATGACGCAAGTGAATCCGCCACTGCATTTCCTTCCTTCAGGAAAGGGTAACCTCACATTATCGCACAAAGACAAAGTTGAGGCAGTACAGAGTACACACGATTGCTGGGTTTCCTatctcttctccctcccctTATTGTTTGTTGTTCTTTCTTGGTTCTAACATCTACCTTATCTCTCAGACTGGCTCTAAGTAAATAGTCAATCAAAATAGTGTGAAGGAGACTCTGGATAAGAGACATATGAACACTGAGAGACGGGCGTTGTGGAAGACTGACTGAGGACTGAAGGGTATAGGTTCTTGGCTTCTTGCTTAGAGAGTAGAGACAGTACTAGAGAGAGCAATCATAAACTTGACTGAGAAACAAGGTTATGGCTTTGGGGTGGTTTGGAATTAGGAGGGTAATCTGGGGCTGCCCTTGCCCTTTATTTGGGTTGTTGGTTTTGGGGTTGATGGGCATGGGAAGAGTAGCTGTAGTGGAGAGTTTAAACCTATCATCGTCATCCACTTCCAAGTTCTCGAGCTGCGAATTCCCAGCGATCTACAACTTCGGGGACTCCAACTCAGATACCGGCGCTAGATCCGCGGCGTTCGATGCGATCCCTCCCCCCAACGGCGAGACCTTCTTTGGCAAGCCCTCCGGCAGGTCCTGCGATGGCCGTCTCATTATCGATTTCATTGGTGAGCACAGGCCCAACCTCAGTCCCTGATTCTTCATTTCATGCCTgaaattctaattttttattttttaatgatcGATTCCACTAACTTATCTACTCATCATCGCCACATTCCTGATTCATTAACTCTACCCAATAGTCTACCACATTCACATTGCGTATTTGCGCTAATCCGTCCAGATCAGGAAGAAATgagattaaaataaataaattaagagtTTCTACTATGGTACAATCACCGTATCCGCAATTAATAGCAGACACTGTTggtcattaaaaaaaagaagaagaagaagaagaaggaagaacctCTAAGACGAACCTCTgaaatctatatttttttgtatcTTTTTAAGGTTCCAATCCAAAGTGAATCAATTCTCCTCTAATTTAATTATATTTGTTGCTAATgcaaaactaaaacaaaaaatttgatgTGCAGCGGAGGAATTGGGATTACCGTATTTGAGCGCGTACCTGGACTCAATTGGAACCAGTTTCAGGAAGGGGGCGAACTTCGCCGCAGGAGGGGCGTCCATTCGCCAAGGAGGTTACAGTCCCTTCCATCTCGATATCCAGATCTCTCAATTTCAACAATTCAAAGCACGCTCTCTGCAACAACTCGCTGCTGGTAATTTTAATCTCTTATTCACCTCTTTCAACTTTATCTGGTAATCAAAATCCTCTTATTTCACTTGTAAAATCTGCAATAAAGGGAAAAGCGCAGCTTGCAAGAACAATCTACCGAGACCAGAGGATTTCTCCAAGGCTTTGTACACATTCGATATCGGCCAGAACGATCTCTCCTACGGGTTTCAACACACGTCAGAAGATCAAGTTCGAGCTTCAGTTCCTGATATTCTCGATCAATTCTCTTCGGCCATTCAGGTACAGAGTGCGTTGGGCTTACGTTCACGTACGGCTTACAGCCGTCAAGATGGAATCCATGCCATGGGACCCACATGAGGTGGATTCCATCTTTACGGCTGTGAACCGTTCTAGtacgctcacgtacgtgaacctGAGCTGGACTcgttattaattaattttaggataaatttcatggacaccccctttAAGTAtgcaaaatgtcacagacatgCAAAACTTGggcaaaatatcaaccttccccctgatgTTAAGCTCAATTAGCACTCAAAgttaaaatatccattttacccccactCTGTTCTTCTTCACCATCGTCGATCCAGTGAAAGGTCAGATTCTTGTGCAGTTCTGTAACTCCGAAGCTCCCACGGTGGAATTTGTAACCCCAGCGCCCAAACTAGGGGTGCCAATAAGCGACGCCGTAAAGTAATCGGAGATCCATGGATCTCTTCTTCGACAAGTCTATCACTGTAATTTTTCTGTTtattcttcgtcttcttctctgcttttgcttcttctcctctacTTCTTCAAAACCCAGCCAAATCCCTCTTTTCACTTAGCCGAGGCCCTTTTTCCATTGCTCGATTGACACAAATCATTGATGTAGCTGataattaacccaaaaaaaaaaaaaaaaaaaaaacaaaaacaaaagagacacGTAGAGATCTATTTCCAACACAAATGAACTATTGCACcaacaaatagaaattataGTCCTCAACATGGTTGAAAACggggttattttatttttttgtttagactAAATATTCAGTTCTTATACCCATAAAACAATTTTACACCCACTCCAAACAAGAAGACCATGAACTGAAACAAAAAAACTGCAAAAATGGATGATTCAATTGTCGGACATTAGTTCCGCATTACAGCAGAGAATATAAGTCTTTGTCCTGCTGTTTAGAATTGTAGAGacctgataaacccaaaatcacaccaatCAATCAGAGGTCGCCATGTGTCCCCGGCCCAAGGAGGTAGACCAAGGCCGGGCCAGCGAAAGACCAACTGTGGACGCGAACCACACGGCCCTCTATGGGTGCGGCCCAAACAACCACCCTCCACGGACCTGGACAAGGATACTACCATCGTCCCCAATAAGAGGTACACCGCCACCTGGACTCTGTACCACCGTCATAGACAAGACTTCTATCACCTTCAGGACTCTACACCATCCTCCATCAATCACATAATCCAAGACGGACACAAACACTTTACATTTATCTATTGGAAACACCATTCCTATCAGGACACTACCTCCCCGTAGAGAAGCAACCAACCATGGAAGACCCTCGACACTCCGAGACTCTATCTACTAAGGGGATTATTCGCCATCAACTAGGACTCTTCGCATCGCCGTACTCcattataaaaaggaaggtatgtTACTCCATCAggcatcttgaattctattcactcatctgtttgctcagagagatctaacttaggcatcggagagtcctaggccggaaccacaccagttctcctttgtcacccagggtcttttgcaggttacggcactcgaaggaagGACCATCGGACGATTTTCTGACGCAACAAGACCCACCATTCGATTTGATTCTACCAGATGTTCAGCTATTTGTCTTTGACCTTTCAATAATAAAGGTAAATAGCTTTGTCCTCTTATCTCACAGGTCTTTTTACTTCAAGCAATAGAAATTCCTTCTCTTGATTCTCACACTGGAGGCCTAGACCTCAAACAGAGGACATCGAATTTCCAATACAAAACCTATTTGAAGAAATTCATGAAAGGCTGAGGCGACTTAAAAGCTTAACAACGACCAGATGTTGTAAACCAAATGGAATAATTAGAAGCTCCTTATACCTTTATTTCTCTTCccagaaacaaagaaaaggaacgAAAGCGCTTACGAAATATCCATGTGGACATTGCATTCCCTTGAGAAAAAACCGTTGTTCTCTATTTGAACTTTCAAAGCACCATAAGAGAAATCAGGGCTCTTAGGGTTTCTTGTCTGAGGATTAACCATCGAATCCAACGTGAGAGGCGGCATACAGTAGAGGCAACAACCACCCTCACCTGATGGGCTTGCAGAAGAAGAACGCTTCTTTCTATATAGCTTCTTCCTGACATTCCTGAAGAGAGAGACGACCAACAGAGAAGCTTCTTCAGAACTAGTTCAGATGTTCAAGGTTGTGTTGTTGGCCATTACCAGTAACTTTGTCGGAGAAGATGAAGGCGCCGTTGAGATCCAACTAGGGTTCAGAGAGTTTGATCgcgaaagggaaagagagttCGACCAATTTTAACTTTGGGTTGaccctgtggtaagggtaactttatcattataaaaaaattaacagagacttaactgcagagacctaacagagtggactaagttgatatatattcataaaataagggcagtctttgatattttttcaaagtttgggGTGTCCGTGACATATCAAAtacttatagggggtgtccgtgaaatttgcccttaattttataatttatgtaGCCATTAGTACAATAATTAATTACATGTTGGGACTGTAGCGACTTTATGAGGAAGGGGCGAGGACATTTTGGGTACATAATACGGGGCCGGTGGGCTGTTTGCCTTACGCCGTTATATATTACCCAAACAAGGACGGTTCGCATCTGGACCAGAACGGGTGTGTACGGACCCAAAACGAGGTGGCCCAGGACTTCAACCGGCAGCTTTTGGACCGGATCACACTACTCAGGACTCAGTTCCCGCTAGCGGTTTTCACATACGTCGACGTGTATTACGCGAAATATGATCTCATCACCAATGCCATGAATCAAGGTTTCGTGGACCCACTTAAGTTTTGTTGTGGAAGCTATTACGGctatcatgtggattgtgggaAGAAGGCAGTGATCAACGGGACCGTCTACGGAAATGCTTGTGAGAACCCTAGTAGTTACGTTAGTTGGGATGGGATCCATTACTCTCAGGAAGCCAATCGTCGTGTTGCAATCCGCATCTTTAATGGTTCCTTGTCCCACCCACCCATTCCTATCACTAAAGCCTGTCACGCTTCCTCGTCTTCATAAATCATAACCCCATCGCCTCATCTCTCTCAAATAATGTCTCAAAACTCTCAAATCTTATTTGAATTTTGTAAGCTAAGTAGTGTAGTGAATAGTGATGGGACACGTACACATTCAGCCACGTGGCAGATCTGATGATTGAGCTGGGTTGGATGTAATTCAATTTGTGTTTGCTATGAACGTATAGCGAGAGTTTTTTCCCACGCCACATCAATGGCGGTGCAAGATGGTATCATTCACATAGGTCTTTACGGTCAAgagaggaaaaataaataataattaaaaggaAGCTGGTTGGGCATGTCACTAACTTTCAATTTGTATTTGGTATAAACGTATAGGCAAGGGGTCCTTTTTCAAAGTAGgaagagagaggatgacacatgctaAGCGAGATATCGGGTTAGCCTTAACATATACACTCACAATTTTTAATTACAACACTTTCAAAATTAAGATGGCCCAACTGAATTTCAAACAAGACTTGAAGACAACCCCATGGCCATGTGAAAGGATtcttatcgcccccagtactaggGGCGGTCCAGTGCCCATTGTGCGATTGGGCActgcccatgtgtgcacagtagggggc includes these proteins:
- the LOC122642551 gene encoding GDSL esterase/lipase At5g14450-like isoform X1; the protein is MALGWFGIRRVIWGCPCPLFGLLVLGLMGMGRVAVVESLNLSSSSTSKFSSCEFPAIYNFGDSNSDTGARSAAFDAIPPPNGETFFGKPSGRSCDGRLIIDFIAEELGLPYLSAYLDSIGTSFRKGANFAAGGASIRQGGYSPFHLDIQISQFQQFKARSLQQLAGKSAACKNNLPRPEDFSKALYTFDIGQNDLSYGFQHTSEDQVRASVPDILDQFSSAIQRLYEEGARTFWVHNTGPVGCLPYAVIYYPNKDGSHLDQNGCVRTQNEVAQDFNRQLLDRITLLRTQFPLAVFTYVDVYYAKYDLITNAMNQGFVDPLKFCCGSYYGYHVDCGKKAVINGTVYGNACENPSSYVSWDGIHYSQEANRRVAIRIFNGSLSHPPIPITKACHASSSS
- the LOC122642551 gene encoding GDSL esterase/lipase At5g14450-like isoform X2, producing the protein MALGWFGIRRVIWGCPCPLFGLLVLGLMGMGRVAVVESLNLSSSSTSKFSSCEFPAIYNFGDSNSDTGARSAAFDAIPPPNGETFFGKPSGRSCDGRLIIDFIAEELGLPYLSAYLDSIGTSFRKGANFAAGGASIRQGGYSPFHLDIQISQFQQFKARSLQQLAAACKNNLPRPEDFSKALYTFDIGQNDLSYGFQHTSEDQVRASVPDILDQFSSAIQRLYEEGARTFWVHNTGPVGCLPYAVIYYPNKDGSHLDQNGCVRTQNEVAQDFNRQLLDRITLLRTQFPLAVFTYVDVYYAKYDLITNAMNQGFVDPLKFCCGSYYGYHVDCGKKAVINGTVYGNACENPSSYVSWDGIHYSQEANRRVAIRIFNGSLSHPPIPITKACHASSSS